In Pseudomonas sp. R76, one genomic interval encodes:
- a CDS encoding contractile injection system protein, VgrG/Pvc8 family has translation MAQGFTPIVEFYGANAALLNQRLMHWSHTDAAGIEADRLELTLNIEGLEGLPSLNGKIGLRVGYVESGLVEKGEFVVSQRTPVLFPMRLMVVATAAPFSVADASGYRQRRSASYGPTTLGALFRQLVSRHGYSPRVAPALEGIAIAHIDQSNESDMAFISRLARLYRAVTKPINELYVLAEAGRVNSLSGQLLPDVKLSVTQDNRPGEQSFITAKLDEKSRAKYEGCRASWWDAGAGKQRVVQVGNAPFKTLRQRYQNEAEARAVAEGELRRVGREKLQLLIDCPGNPLLAAEGLLVLDESWPSYMQGRWSIKQVVHVGDPATGYRSSITASGLSK, from the coding sequence ATGGCACAGGGATTTACCCCGATCGTGGAGTTTTATGGCGCCAACGCGGCGCTGCTCAATCAACGTCTGATGCACTGGAGCCACACCGACGCTGCGGGCATTGAGGCTGACCGGCTGGAGCTGACGCTCAATATCGAAGGGCTCGAGGGTTTGCCCAGCCTGAACGGCAAGATCGGCCTGCGTGTCGGTTATGTGGAATCAGGCTTGGTGGAAAAGGGCGAGTTTGTCGTCAGCCAACGTACGCCCGTGCTGTTTCCCATGCGCTTGATGGTCGTGGCCACTGCCGCGCCCTTCAGCGTTGCGGACGCCAGCGGCTATCGCCAGCGTCGGTCAGCCAGTTACGGGCCGACCACCCTCGGCGCACTGTTTCGCCAACTGGTCAGCCGTCACGGCTATTCACCGCGTGTGGCGCCGGCCCTGGAGGGCATTGCCATCGCGCATATCGACCAGTCCAACGAAAGCGACATGGCGTTTATTTCGCGTCTGGCCAGGCTCTACCGTGCAGTCACCAAACCGATTAACGAACTGTATGTGTTGGCCGAAGCCGGTCGGGTCAATTCGCTCTCCGGCCAGCTACTGCCGGACGTGAAGCTGTCTGTCACCCAGGACAACCGCCCCGGTGAGCAGAGCTTCATCACCGCCAAACTCGACGAAAAGTCCCGCGCAAAATACGAAGGTTGTCGCGCCAGCTGGTGGGATGCCGGCGCCGGCAAGCAGCGCGTGGTTCAAGTCGGCAATGCGCCGTTCAAAACCTTGCGCCAACGCTACCAGAACGAAGCCGAGGCCCGCGCGGTGGCAGAAGGTGAGCTACGCCGTGTGGGGCGTGAAAAGCTGCAATTGCTGATCGATTGCCCAGGCAATCCATTGTTGGCCGCCGAAGGTCTGTTAGTGCTGGATGAGAGCTGGCCGTCTTATATGCAGGGGCGCTGGTCGATAAAACAAGTGGTGCATGTTGGCGATCCAGCCACGGGATACCGCAGTTCGATCACGGCGAGCGGGTTGTCGAAATAG
- a CDS encoding glycoside hydrolase family 19 protein — protein MLITLPQLLGVMPGARLNAGVFLAPLNAAFARYAINTAKRVAAFLAQVGHESGELRYVRELGSDQYLSKYDTGTLAARLGNTPEADGDGQQYRGRGLIQITGRRNYLACSQALFGDDRLLRQPELLEQPQWACESAAWFWQSNGLNELADKDQFTTITRRINGGLNGLEDRLQMWTRARVVLGVS, from the coding sequence ATGCTGATAACACTCCCTCAACTGCTGGGTGTGATGCCGGGAGCCCGCCTTAACGCGGGCGTTTTTTTAGCCCCCTTGAATGCAGCGTTTGCGCGTTACGCGATTAACACGGCCAAACGCGTTGCCGCCTTCCTCGCCCAGGTCGGTCACGAGTCCGGCGAACTGCGCTACGTGCGCGAGCTGGGCAGCGATCAATACCTCAGCAAATACGACACCGGCACCTTGGCCGCGCGCCTGGGCAACACCCCCGAGGCGGACGGCGACGGCCAGCAGTATCGAGGCCGGGGGCTGATCCAGATTACCGGGCGGCGTAATTATCTGGCCTGCAGCCAGGCGCTGTTTGGCGACGATCGGCTGTTGCGCCAGCCCGAGCTGCTGGAGCAGCCGCAATGGGCATGTGAATCCGCGGCGTGGTTCTGGCAGAGCAACGGTTTGAACGAACTCGCCGACAAGGACCAGTTCACCACCATCACCCGGCGCATCAATGGCGGGCTGAACGGGCTGGAGGACCGTCTGCAGATGTGGACACGGGCCAGGGTGGTGCTAGGCGTTTCTTAG
- a CDS encoding CinA family protein: MKEITQLAAELGRRLQVLNAHVTTAESCTGGGIAEAITRIPGSSAWFEAGYVTYSNRQKTRQLGVPEALFAKVGAVSQEVVEAMVRGAQEKSLSRFAVAVSGVAGPDGGSPDKPVGTVWLAFGVGEEVTAELAHFPGNRDEVRRQTVKAALEGLLRRAAAEIDNQG; the protein is encoded by the coding sequence GTGAAGGAAATCACTCAACTGGCCGCTGAATTGGGGCGCCGCTTGCAGGTGCTCAATGCCCACGTCACCACCGCAGAGTCCTGCACCGGCGGCGGTATCGCCGAAGCGATCACGCGGATCCCGGGCAGTTCGGCCTGGTTTGAAGCGGGCTATGTCACCTACTCCAATCGGCAGAAGACCCGGCAACTGGGGGTGCCAGAGGCGCTGTTCGCCAAAGTCGGCGCCGTCAGCCAGGAAGTGGTGGAGGCGATGGTGCGAGGCGCGCAGGAAAAAAGCCTGTCGCGTTTTGCCGTGGCGGTCAGCGGCGTCGCAGGGCCGGATGGCGGTTCGCCGGACAAACCGGTCGGCACCGTCTGGCTGGCGTTTGGTGTGGGCGAGGAGGTAACCGCCGAGCTGGCGCACTTCCCCGGTAACCGCGACGAGGTCCGCCGACAAACGGTAAAAGCCGCCTTGGAGGGCTTGTTGCGACGAGCTGCAGCAGAAATAGACAATCAGGGGTAG
- the recA gene encoding recombinase RecA, with protein sequence MDDNKKKALAAALGQIERQFGKGAVMRMGDHDRQAIPAISTGSLGLDIALGIGGLPKGRIVEIYGPESSGKTTLTLSVIAQAQKMGATCAFVDAEHALDPEYAGKLGVNVDDLLVSQPDTGEQALEITDMLVRSNAIDVIVVDSVAALVPKAEIEGEMGDMHVGLQARLMSQALRKITGNIKNANCLVIFINQIRMKIGVMFGSPETTTGGNALKFYASVRLDIRRTGAVKEGDEVVGSETRVKVVKNKVAPPFRQAEFQILYGKGIYLNGEMIDLGVLHGFVEKSGAWYAYNGSKIGQGKANSAKFLADNPDIAATLEKQIRDKLLTAAPDVKAAANREPVEEVEEADTDI encoded by the coding sequence ATGGACGACAACAAGAAGAAAGCCTTGGCTGCGGCCCTGGGTCAGATCGAACGTCAATTCGGCAAGGGTGCCGTAATGCGTATGGGCGATCACGACCGTCAGGCGATCCCGGCTATTTCCACTGGCTCTCTGGGTCTGGACATCGCGCTCGGCATTGGCGGCCTGCCAAAAGGCCGTATCGTTGAAATCTACGGTCCTGAATCTTCCGGTAAAACCACCCTGACCCTGTCGGTCATCGCCCAGGCGCAAAAGATGGGCGCCACCTGTGCGTTCGTCGACGCCGAGCACGCCCTTGACCCTGAATACGCCGGCAAACTGGGCGTCAATGTTGACGACCTGCTGGTTTCTCAGCCGGACACTGGCGAGCAAGCCCTGGAAATCACCGACATGCTGGTGCGCTCCAACGCCATCGACGTGATCGTGGTCGACTCCGTGGCGGCCCTGGTGCCAAAAGCGGAAATCGAAGGCGAAATGGGCGACATGCACGTGGGCCTGCAAGCCCGCCTGATGTCCCAGGCGCTGCGTAAAATCACCGGTAACATCAAGAACGCCAACTGCCTGGTGATCTTCATCAACCAGATCCGTATGAAGATCGGCGTGATGTTCGGCAGCCCGGAAACCACCACCGGTGGTAACGCGCTGAAGTTCTACGCTTCGGTCCGTCTGGACATCCGCCGTACCGGCGCGGTGAAGGAAGGTGACGAGGTTGTTGGTAGCGAAACCCGCGTTAAAGTCGTGAAGAACAAAGTGGCTCCGCCATTCCGTCAGGCCGAGTTCCAGATTCTCTACGGCAAAGGTATCTACCTGAACGGCGAGATGATCGACCTGGGCGTGCTGCACGGTTTCGTCGAGAAGTCCGGTGCCTGGTATGCCTACAACGGCAGCAAGATCGGTCAGGGTAAGGCCAACTCGGCCAAGTTCCTGGCGGACAATCCGGACATCGCTGCCACGCTTGAGAAGCAGATTCGCGACAAGCTGCTGACTGCCGCGCCGGACGTGAAAGCTGCCGCCAACCGCGAGCCGGTTGAAGAAGTAGAAGAAGCCGACACTGACATCTGA